A single Natranaerobius thermophilus JW/NM-WN-LF DNA region contains:
- the rsxC gene encoding electron transport complex subunit RsxC codes for MEAKTFPGGAYIPHYKFTDDKPIEDMSIPEEIVIPLAQHIGSPCEPLVKVGDRVEVGQKIGDSEEYITAPVHASVSGEVVAIEERPFFEGDEVESIVIKPDSEQQEFSYDEKNIEDMSLDDMKDRIREAGVVGMGGAAFPTYVNINQSKPIDSLLINGAECEPFLTCDHRQMVERSEELVIGAEILMNIIGAKKCYFGIEENKPDAIDAVSKQIEGKDGMEVVPLKTKYPQGYKVNVIHACTGRDVPRGVRSADLGCIVRNVGTTIATYEAVKYGKPLMERVVTVSGYNIPEAGNYNIKIGTPVEHVLRECGVDNFENQKVILGGPMTGTAVKDIRSSVVKNSTGLLLFPEDMTWDYTDYNECVRCGKCVERCPVHLYPNKIGMYAEHKQYSKAEEWDIMDCGECGTCVYFCPANRPILMWIQQVKPTVKRRQRQRSK; via the coding sequence ATGGAAGCTAAAACTTTTCCGGGAGGAGCATATATACCTCATTATAAATTTACTGACGACAAGCCGATTGAGGACATGTCTATTCCCGAAGAGATAGTAATTCCCTTAGCCCAGCATATTGGATCCCCATGTGAACCGCTGGTAAAAGTTGGTGATAGGGTTGAAGTTGGTCAAAAAATTGGTGATTCAGAGGAATATATTACCGCACCAGTACATGCCAGCGTTTCAGGAGAAGTTGTGGCTATAGAGGAAAGGCCGTTTTTTGAAGGGGATGAAGTTGAAAGCATTGTCATTAAGCCTGATAGTGAACAGCAGGAGTTTTCTTATGATGAGAAGAATATTGAAGATATGAGCTTAGATGATATGAAAGATAGAATTAGAGAAGCAGGAGTAGTAGGAATGGGTGGTGCAGCTTTCCCGACTTATGTAAACATCAATCAATCTAAGCCCATCGATAGTTTGTTGATCAATGGAGCTGAATGTGAACCATTTCTAACATGCGATCATAGACAAATGGTCGAGCGCAGTGAGGAATTAGTTATCGGAGCAGAAATTCTAATGAATATTATAGGTGCCAAAAAATGCTATTTTGGTATTGAAGAAAATAAACCTGATGCAATTGATGCAGTTTCCAAGCAAATCGAGGGTAAAGACGGTATGGAAGTTGTTCCTCTTAAGACAAAATATCCTCAAGGATATAAAGTTAATGTAATCCATGCATGCACCGGTCGAGATGTTCCTCGGGGAGTCAGATCCGCTGACTTAGGTTGTATAGTTAGAAATGTAGGAACCACTATTGCTACCTATGAAGCCGTCAAATACGGTAAACCATTAATGGAACGAGTTGTAACTGTAAGTGGTTATAATATTCCTGAAGCTGGTAACTACAATATTAAAATTGGCACACCCGTTGAGCATGTTTTAAGAGAGTGTGGAGTAGATAACTTTGAAAATCAGAAGGTGATTCTTGGTGGGCCAATGACTGGTACCGCTGTCAAAGATATCAGATCTTCAGTAGTAAAAAATAGCACAGGTTTATTACTATTTCCTGAAGATATGACCTGGGACTACACCGACTACAATGAATGTGTCCGTTGTGGTAAATGTGTAGAACGATGTCCTGTTCATCTATATCCCAATAAGATAGGGATGTATGCTGAACACAAACAATACAGTAAAGCCGAGGAATGGGATATAATGGACTGTGGTGAGTGTGGTACATGTGTATACTTCTGTCCTGCTAACCGACCAATTTTAATGTGGATCCAGCAAGTTAAGCCCACTGTTAAAAGGAGACAACGGCAACGAAGTAAATAG
- a CDS encoding DRTGG domain-containing protein translates to MTKHRELIKYISELPIGTRISVRKIAGELSVSDGTAYRAIKDAENKGLVTTIPKTGTIRIKNEDKNYNNQVTFAELIKIVNGTVLGGREGLYKPLNKFLIGAMKLKDISSYISDGCVLIVGNREEAHELALKKGAAVLISGGFETTEANKKLADKYALPIIKSPYDTYKIATLINQTLYNKMVESEILHVKDIINNHPHYLNEKDTYQDWEQLLDKTEHSRFPVTNDENKVVGVVTSKDVTGRDYNASIAKLMTSNPITVSPETLVASVAYVMVWQGIEMIPVVDEQDKLIGIVSRHDVMEAMQFGKGHDKNTATAARKMIQNNFTKEIFNEGITLSGFVNPAMTDQVGSMDPSILTALLIQASLSALGHDNVFNIVLENCSFNYVAPIQLEQKINVTARVLENSRKYGKVDLEIKGDEKVLLKGFISCQILKK, encoded by the coding sequence TTGACTAAACACCGAGAATTAATAAAATATATCTCAGAACTTCCCATAGGCACTAGAATCTCTGTACGTAAAATAGCTGGTGAATTGTCAGTGAGTGATGGTACAGCGTATAGAGCTATTAAAGATGCAGAAAATAAAGGACTTGTCACTACGATTCCTAAGACAGGTACTATTAGGATTAAAAACGAAGATAAAAATTACAATAATCAGGTTACTTTCGCTGAATTAATTAAAATAGTCAATGGTACTGTTCTAGGTGGAAGAGAAGGACTATACAAGCCCTTGAATAAATTTTTGATTGGGGCCATGAAATTAAAGGATATTTCTAGCTATATAAGTGATGGATGTGTTTTAATTGTAGGTAATAGAGAGGAAGCTCACGAATTGGCATTGAAAAAAGGTGCGGCTGTCTTGATATCTGGAGGATTTGAGACAACTGAAGCCAATAAAAAATTAGCGGATAAATATGCCTTACCAATAATAAAAAGCCCTTATGATACTTACAAAATAGCTACATTAATTAATCAAACCTTGTATAATAAAATGGTGGAAAGTGAAATTCTTCATGTCAAAGATATTATTAATAATCACCCACATTATTTGAATGAAAAAGATACCTACCAAGATTGGGAACAACTTTTAGATAAAACTGAACATAGTAGATTTCCGGTTACAAATGACGAAAATAAAGTGGTGGGAGTAGTTACATCCAAAGATGTCACAGGTAGGGATTACAATGCTTCTATAGCCAAGCTAATGACATCGAATCCTATTACTGTTTCTCCTGAGACTTTAGTAGCTTCTGTTGCTTACGTTATGGTTTGGCAAGGTATTGAAATGATACCAGTTGTTGATGAACAAGACAAGCTAATAGGAATAGTCAGTCGACATGATGTAATGGAAGCCATGCAATTTGGTAAGGGTCACGATAAAAATACTGCCACAGCAGCTCGTAAGATGATCCAAAACAATTTTACAAAAGAGATATTTAATGAAGGTATCACTTTATCAGGGTTTGTGAATCCAGCTATGACAGACCAAGTGGGTAGCATGGACCCTTCAATATTAACGGCGTTGCTTATTCAAGCAAGTTTATCAGCCCTAGGTCACGATAATGTATTTAATATAGTTTTGGAAAACTGTTCTTTTAATTACGTGGCACCAATACAACTAGAGCAGAAAATAAATGTAACAGCCCGAGTGCTGGAAAATTCTCGCAAGTATGGAAAAGTGGATTTAGAGATCAAAGGTGATGAAAAAGTGCTTTTAAAAGGTTTTATTTCATGTCAAATCTTAAAAAAATAA
- a CDS encoding YtrH family sporulation protein, which translates to MSTFFGTLIVNFSIALGVVIGGSFIGGLGASIGGQPPIQTTLTIAEKLKIWALVASLGGTFTTIKEIEMGFLGGQLHTVVKQLIFILGAFLGAHSGVIIISFIAGGNNS; encoded by the coding sequence ATGTCTACATTTTTTGGTACTCTTATAGTTAACTTTTCTATTGCTCTGGGTGTAGTTATTGGAGGTTCTTTCATAGGTGGATTAGGGGCCAGCATTGGTGGCCAACCTCCTATTCAAACCACATTGACTATAGCCGAAAAACTGAAAATTTGGGCGCTGGTAGCTTCTTTAGGAGGTACTTTTACTACTATCAAGGAAATCGAAATGGGTTTTTTGGGCGGACAGCTTCACACTGTTGTCAAGCAACTAATTTTCATTTTAGGGGCCTTTTTAGGAGCCCATTCAGGAGTAATCATAATCTCATTTATAGCTGGAGGAAATAACTCATGA
- the ltaE gene encoding low-specificity L-threonine aldolase encodes MSFIDLRSDTVTQPTEKMRTAMSEAAVGDDVYEEDPTILELEEKSARIFNKEKGLFFPTGTMANQAAILAHTNPGEEIIIEKDMHIYLYEVGGLAFLSGVQSRQLPGNLGQLDPQEVEAAIRPSNIHFPRTSLICLENTHNVHGGTVISKRDIDKIAEVAHQYKLPLHLDGARIFNAATYLQTTVAELTSSCDTLMFCLSKGLSAPAGSMLVGDENFINRARKCRKLLGGGMRQAGILAAAGIVALEEMTNRLQEDHENALLLAKNLAEIPWIEIDVDRVETNIIRFNLDTSHFSAVEFENKLREANIKVNVSGDGGVRMVTHKDVTRDQVEHVVSVLKSL; translated from the coding sequence ATGTCTTTTATAGATTTGCGTAGTGATACCGTTACCCAACCAACTGAGAAGATGCGTACAGCAATGAGTGAAGCCGCTGTTGGAGATGATGTATACGAAGAAGATCCAACTATTTTGGAATTGGAAGAGAAAAGTGCTCGAATTTTTAATAAAGAAAAAGGCTTATTTTTTCCAACAGGAACTATGGCTAATCAAGCAGCAATTCTAGCTCATACTAATCCCGGTGAGGAAATTATAATAGAAAAGGACATGCATATTTATTTATATGAGGTTGGGGGCTTGGCTTTTTTATCAGGAGTTCAATCGCGACAACTTCCAGGAAATTTAGGACAACTTGATCCTCAGGAAGTAGAGGCAGCAATCAGACCATCCAATATACATTTTCCGAGGACTTCACTTATTTGTTTAGAAAACACTCATAATGTTCATGGAGGTACTGTTATTTCTAAAAGGGACATAGACAAAATTGCAGAAGTGGCTCATCAATATAAACTGCCTTTGCACTTGGACGGTGCCCGTATTTTTAATGCAGCTACTTATTTACAGACAACTGTGGCAGAGCTTACTTCGTCATGTGATACTCTCATGTTTTGCCTGTCTAAAGGTTTATCAGCACCAGCGGGATCGATGTTAGTTGGCGATGAAAACTTTATCAATAGGGCTAGAAAATGTCGTAAATTACTAGGAGGAGGTATGAGACAAGCCGGGATATTAGCTGCTGCTGGAATTGTTGCTTTAGAGGAAATGACTAACAGGCTTCAGGAAGACCATGAAAATGCTCTTTTATTAGCCAAAAATTTAGCAGAAATACCCTGGATCGAAATAGATGTAGATAGAGTTGAAACGAATATCATTAGATTCAATTTAGATACATCTCACTTTAGTGCTGTAGAGTTTGAAAACAAATTAAGAGAAGCTAATATAAAGGTCAATGTCAGCGGTGATGGTGGTGTCAGGATGGTGACTCATAAAGATGTCACAAGAGACCAAGTAGAGCATGTGGTTTCAGTATTGAAAAGTTTATAG
- a CDS encoding HAD family hydrolase, protein MGKFTAILFDLDGTLLPVDTKVFIYKYFELMKKSVSNLYDPEVFVKHVWEGSKKMINSNDSKTTNQQVFFQYFNQAIDLPLEQIESFFDDFYNNKFPELRNCVGETEINRYELISSLKKAGYQVIIATNPIFPKEAIEHRLDWIGLSRSDFDLVTTYENMHFAKPNIRYYQEICSQLQLSSQECIMVGNDTGEDLIAKKLDMQTYLVTDYLIDERNLLEQMTPDYQGTLQEMSDYFNEQLVN, encoded by the coding sequence ATGGGAAAATTTACAGCTATTTTGTTTGACTTAGATGGAACTTTGTTGCCTGTAGATACTAAGGTGTTTATTTACAAATATTTTGAATTGATGAAAAAAAGCGTCTCAAACTTATATGATCCAGAAGTCTTTGTAAAGCATGTTTGGGAAGGCAGCAAAAAGATGATTAACAGTAATGATTCAAAAACTACCAATCAGCAAGTTTTTTTCCAATATTTTAATCAAGCTATAGATTTACCTTTAGAGCAAATTGAATCCTTTTTTGATGATTTTTATAACAATAAATTTCCTGAGCTACGAAATTGTGTAGGAGAAACAGAGATAAATAGGTATGAGCTGATCAGTTCATTAAAAAAAGCTGGATATCAGGTTATTATAGCTACAAATCCTATCTTTCCTAAGGAAGCTATAGAACACCGCCTTGATTGGATTGGATTAAGCAGATCTGATTTTGATTTGGTGACAACTTACGAAAACATGCATTTTGCCAAGCCGAATATCAGGTATTATCAGGAAATATGCTCACAATTACAACTGTCTTCTCAAGAATGTATAATGGTCGGTAATGATACGGGAGAAGATTTAATTGCGAAAAAATTGGATATGCAAACTTATCTGGTAACTGATTACTTAATTGATGAAAGAAATCTCTTAGAACAAATGACTCCAGATTATCAAGGAACTCTTCAAGAAATGTCAGATTATTTTAATGAACAACTTGTTAACTAA
- a CDS encoding DNA polymerase III subunit alpha: MPKPFVHLHTHSQYSLLDGKCRINELVQKAKEYQMPALALTDHGVMYGAVEFYKQAKEAGIKPILGCEVYVAPRGRTVKDPVKDKHQYHLVLLAENQTGYKNLMKLVSLAFKEGFYYKPRVDYELLERYHDGIIALSACLAGEIPTLILQGQYEVAKNRADRLKSIFGQNNFYLELQDHGLTEEQQVNTHLLQISRELDIGLVATNDIHYLTNQESSIHDVLLCIQTGKHLDDQDRMKFPSNEFYFKDGDEMSNIFKDFPGAIENTLAIADRCQVELDFDTLHLPEFRVPEGYDENSYLRKLCQKGLLERYEQVTTKIQERLEYELDVISKMGYASYFLIVWDFVRFAHENNILVGPGRGSAAGSLVAYSLRITNVDPIRYGLLFERFLNPERVNMPDIDIDFCYENRERVIQYVVEKYGNDNVAHIITFGTMQARAAVRDVGRVMGMNYGDVDRVAKMIPHDPGMTIDKALELNKDFKKLYDEDPQVRELINISKSIEGLPRHASIHAAGIVISKAPLTEYVPLQCNDDQVVTQFPMGTLEELGLLKMDFLGLKTLTMMNRAVEIVNQTQAETVDLNKIPLDDEQTFRLIREGNTLGVFQLESSGMRGVLRDLKPTSFEDIIATSALYRPGPMEQIPTFIESKHGQREISYPHEDLKPILEETYGIIVYQEQIMQVASTMAGFSLGEADLLRRAIGKKKKNILAEQKEKFVQGCINRGYGKETGEHVYDLIVKFADYGFNKSHSAAYAYIAYQSAYLKANYPTQFMAALLTNSMNDTDKLALYIDNAREMGIEILPPDVNESLVDFTAVSDFRIRFGLAAVKNVGRGAVEEIITRRRKEGGFTSLDDFCSRTDLRACNKKAIESLIKVGAFDAFEHNRKQMLQVLDEAVKKAQAFTSGSVKGQVTMFEIVSDGTNKIDLDYPDVEEFTLNELLQMEKELLGFFVSGHPLDNYKEKLANIDTSSLAELNQIKEGFRIKVAGICQDVKEIITKKGEQMAFCTLEDQSGTVELVIFPDQYSKGRQLILDGAPVLITGKVDYKEEGETKILVEKLLALESISQQIYIKVPEKLYPKIPELKQVLLKSPGELPVFLYFPEQGKLKKVSKEFFATGDNEFCHKVQEIMGTDSIKLKYSL, translated from the coding sequence ATGCCTAAACCTTTTGTACATTTACACACTCACAGTCAGTATAGCTTACTTGATGGTAAGTGTCGGATCAATGAATTAGTTCAAAAAGCTAAGGAATATCAAATGCCTGCTCTAGCTTTGACTGATCATGGTGTAATGTATGGTGCGGTGGAATTTTATAAACAGGCTAAAGAAGCAGGTATCAAACCAATTTTGGGTTGTGAAGTGTATGTAGCCCCCCGGGGTCGAACAGTAAAAGACCCGGTTAAAGACAAGCATCAATATCATTTGGTATTACTTGCTGAAAATCAAACAGGCTATAAAAATCTAATGAAACTAGTTTCTCTAGCTTTTAAAGAGGGATTTTATTATAAACCACGAGTTGATTACGAACTTTTGGAACGTTATCATGATGGAATTATAGCTTTAAGTGCTTGCCTTGCAGGAGAAATTCCCACATTGATATTACAAGGTCAGTACGAGGTGGCAAAAAATAGAGCGGACAGGTTAAAATCAATTTTTGGACAAAACAATTTTTATTTAGAGCTTCAAGATCATGGATTAACGGAAGAACAACAAGTGAATACCCATCTATTGCAAATATCCCGAGAGTTAGATATCGGATTGGTAGCAACTAATGATATACACTATTTAACAAATCAAGAGTCCTCAATCCACGATGTGTTACTATGCATACAGACAGGTAAACACTTAGATGATCAGGATAGGATGAAATTTCCATCTAATGAATTCTATTTTAAAGATGGCGACGAAATGAGCAATATTTTTAAAGATTTCCCGGGAGCAATTGAAAATACTCTGGCCATTGCTGACAGATGCCAAGTAGAGTTAGATTTTGATACTCTTCATTTGCCCGAATTTCGAGTACCTGAAGGTTATGATGAAAACTCTTATTTAAGAAAACTATGTCAAAAAGGCCTACTTGAAAGATATGAACAGGTCACAACGAAAATTCAAGAACGTTTAGAATATGAATTAGATGTCATTAGTAAAATGGGTTATGCGTCTTACTTTTTGATTGTATGGGACTTTGTACGGTTTGCCCATGAAAATAATATTCTTGTTGGTCCCGGTAGAGGATCCGCGGCAGGTAGTTTGGTTGCATATTCTTTAAGGATAACTAATGTGGACCCAATCAGATACGGACTACTGTTTGAGCGGTTTTTAAATCCTGAAAGGGTTAATATGCCCGATATTGACATTGATTTCTGTTATGAAAATAGAGAACGAGTTATCCAATACGTGGTGGAAAAATACGGAAATGATAATGTGGCTCATATAATCACCTTTGGTACCATGCAAGCCCGGGCAGCTGTTAGAGATGTGGGGCGGGTCATGGGTATGAATTACGGGGATGTTGACCGTGTAGCTAAAATGATTCCCCATGATCCAGGCATGACAATAGATAAAGCTTTGGAGTTAAATAAAGATTTTAAAAAACTTTACGATGAAGATCCCCAAGTACGAGAACTTATTAATATATCAAAGTCTATTGAAGGGTTGCCACGTCACGCATCGATTCATGCTGCTGGTATAGTCATTTCAAAAGCACCTTTGACAGAGTATGTACCTCTTCAATGTAATGATGATCAGGTTGTCACTCAATTCCCCATGGGGACTTTGGAAGAATTGGGACTTTTAAAAATGGACTTTTTGGGTTTGAAAACGTTGACCATGATGAACAGGGCAGTTGAAATAGTTAATCAAACTCAAGCTGAAACAGTGGATTTGAATAAAATTCCTTTGGATGATGAACAGACTTTTAGGTTGATAAGAGAAGGCAATACCCTGGGCGTATTTCAGTTAGAATCTAGTGGAATGAGAGGAGTACTAAGGGATTTAAAACCTACAAGCTTTGAAGATATTATTGCAACTTCTGCTCTGTATAGACCGGGTCCAATGGAACAGATTCCAACTTTTATTGAGAGTAAACACGGTCAAAGGGAGATTTCCTATCCCCATGAAGATTTAAAACCAATCTTGGAAGAAACCTATGGAATTATTGTCTATCAGGAGCAAATTATGCAAGTAGCAAGTACAATGGCAGGTTTTTCTCTAGGGGAAGCCGATCTACTAAGACGCGCTATAGGTAAGAAAAAGAAAAACATACTGGCAGAGCAAAAAGAAAAATTTGTTCAAGGTTGTATTAACCGGGGTTATGGGAAAGAAACCGGTGAACATGTTTACGATTTAATAGTTAAATTTGCAGATTACGGTTTCAACAAATCTCATTCAGCTGCCTATGCATATATTGCCTATCAGTCCGCCTATCTGAAAGCTAATTATCCGACCCAATTTATGGCGGCTTTATTGACCAATAGTATGAATGATACCGATAAACTTGCGTTATATATTGATAATGCTAGAGAAATGGGAATTGAAATTTTGCCACCCGATGTCAATGAATCTTTGGTAGATTTTACAGCTGTTAGTGATTTTAGAATCAGATTCGGATTAGCAGCCGTGAAAAATGTTGGCAGAGGTGCTGTTGAGGAAATAATTACTCGTAGAAGAAAAGAAGGTGGGTTTACCTCCTTAGATGATTTTTGTTCTCGAACAGATCTTAGAGCCTGTAACAAAAAAGCCATAGAAAGCTTGATAAAAGTAGGTGCTTTTGATGCCTTTGAACACAACAGAAAACAGATGCTCCAGGTTTTAGATGAAGCTGTTAAAAAAGCCCAAGCTTTTACCTCTGGCAGTGTTAAAGGACAAGTGACCATGTTTGAAATTGTTTCTGATGGCACGAATAAAATTGATCTTGATTATCCAGATGTAGAAGAGTTCACTTTAAATGAATTATTACAAATGGAAAAAGAATTGCTAGGCTTCTTTGTAAGTGGACATCCCCTGGATAATTATAAAGAAAAACTTGCAAATATTGATACATCGTCCTTAGCAGAGCTTAACCAAATAAAAGAAGGCTTTAGGATTAAAGTGGCAGGAATCTGTCAAGATGTAAAAGAAATAATAACTAAAAAAGGGGAACAAATGGCTTTTTGCACTTTAGAAGATCAAAGTGGAACAGTGGAACTGGTGATCTTTCCCGATCAGTACAGCAAAGGAAGACAACTGATTTTAGATGGCGCACCTGTTTTAATCACAGGTAAAGTTGATTATAAAGAAGAAGGAGAAACAAAAATACTAGTGGAAAAGTTACTAGCTCTAGAAAGTATCTCTCAACAAATTTATATCAAAGTACCTGAAAAGTTATACCCCAAGATTCCAGAATTAAAACAAGTATTATTAAAAAGTCCTGGAGAACTACCAGTATTTTTATATTTCCCTGAACAAGGAAAATTAAAAAAAGTTAGTAAGGAGTTTTTTGCCACAGGTGATAATGAATTTTGTCATAAAGTCCAAGAAATAATGGGAACTGATTCTATTAAATTAAAATATTCACTGTAA
- a CDS encoding Fur family transcriptional regulator, translating into MSDVKKGKKKRMTKQRKIILNVLKNTKSHPTADWVYDQVREVLPNISLGTVYRNLKVLKEMGEIMELDFGSTYSRFDGNPHNHYHFVCNDCERVYDIDMPTDESLLAKADEVSEHQVQEHRLEFYGTCQECYQQSTAQG; encoded by the coding sequence ATGAGTGATGTTAAAAAAGGTAAGAAAAAGAGAATGACCAAACAGAGAAAAATTATTCTAAATGTGCTCAAGAATACTAAAAGTCATCCTACAGCAGATTGGGTTTATGACCAAGTTAGAGAAGTGCTTCCCAACATTAGTTTGGGGACCGTATATCGTAATTTGAAAGTGCTAAAAGAGATGGGAGAAATCATGGAATTAGATTTTGGTAGTACTTATAGTAGATTTGACGGTAATCCTCACAACCATTATCATTTTGTTTGTAATGATTGTGAGCGCGTATACGATATTGATATGCCTACAGATGAATCATTACTTGCTAAAGCTGATGAAGTAAGTGAACACCAAGTACAAGAGCATAGACTTGAATTTTATGGAACTTGCCAAGAATGCTATCAACAGTCAACGGCTCAGGGTTAA
- a CDS encoding RnfABCDGE type electron transport complex subunit D, with protein MESNKTIVSPSPHLKADLSVSKSMRDVIIALIPIILVTLYFNGMQALSLIAVSVVTAAVTEVVFRKIMGKQPSLADLSAVLTGLFVALVLPVATSPIRAIIATVIAVGIAKELMGSLGWNRYNPALFGYVTTLLMGAWLPFMETGFQSLPALDSVSGATPLAMLTQGMEMPGYGSMLLGHGEAGSLAEASALAVIIGGLYLLYKKHINWRTPVGMIATVFIISLIFGVDPIYAVLGGGVLFGAFFMATDWVTCPINNKGKLVFGICVGLLICIFRYALPATGGVAFSILIMNGFTPMIEKFTQHPSFMEPRKTSEPASGGKTASS; from the coding sequence GTGGAATCGAATAAAACCATTGTTTCACCGTCACCGCACTTAAAAGCCGATCTCTCTGTGTCAAAATCTATGAGAGATGTAATTATCGCTTTAATACCTATAATCCTTGTAACTTTATATTTCAATGGTATGCAGGCTTTGTCCTTAATAGCAGTTTCAGTTGTCACAGCAGCGGTGACAGAAGTGGTATTTCGAAAAATAATGGGGAAACAACCATCCTTGGCAGATTTAAGTGCAGTTCTTACAGGGTTATTTGTAGCTTTAGTGTTACCAGTTGCAACATCACCTATTAGGGCCATAATAGCTACTGTTATAGCAGTAGGTATAGCCAAAGAATTAATGGGTAGTTTGGGTTGGAACCGATATAACCCTGCTTTATTTGGGTATGTAACTACATTGTTGATGGGAGCATGGCTTCCATTCATGGAAACTGGATTTCAGTCACTACCGGCTTTAGATTCAGTTAGCGGGGCCACCCCTCTGGCTATGTTGACTCAAGGGATGGAAATGCCCGGTTATGGAAGTATGTTGTTAGGACATGGCGAGGCAGGGTCTCTTGCTGAAGCTTCTGCCTTAGCAGTTATAATTGGCGGCTTATATTTACTCTATAAGAAACATATTAACTGGAGAACTCCAGTGGGAATGATAGCTACAGTATTCATCATCAGCTTGATTTTTGGCGTTGATCCAATTTATGCAGTTTTAGGTGGAGGAGTTCTTTTTGGAGCTTTCTTCATGGCAACTGACTGGGTTACTTGCCCTATCAATAATAAAGGTAAACTAGTCTTTGGAATTTGTGTCGGCTTACTAATTTGCATATTTAGATATGCACTACCAGCCACAGGTGGGGTTGCTTTTTCTATCTTAATTATGAATGGCTTCACACCAATGATAGAGAAATTTACCCAGCACCCATCTTTTATGGAGCCACGTAAGACTTCTGAACCTGCTTCCGGAGGTAAAACGGCTAGTAGCTAA
- a CDS encoding tRNA (cytidine(34)-2'-O)-methyltransferase, which produces MHVVLVEPEIPPNTGNISRTCAVSNTTLHLVEPLGFSISDRELKRAGLDYWDKLSYQVHENFTSVENLLQTHPIYIATTRGKNYYYDIEYPRDSVLVFGKETEGLPDWIINKYYENSIRIPMAPDFRSLNLSNSVAVVLFEALRQQSFPGLN; this is translated from the coding sequence ATGCATGTAGTACTAGTGGAACCTGAAATCCCACCTAATACAGGTAATATTTCCAGGACTTGTGCAGTCAGTAATACAACTTTACATTTAGTTGAACCTTTGGGTTTTTCAATTTCCGACCGGGAGTTAAAAAGGGCAGGTCTCGATTACTGGGACAAATTATCATATCAAGTTCATGAAAATTTCACATCTGTTGAAAACTTATTACAAACACATCCCATTTATATTGCAACAACTCGAGGTAAAAATTATTATTATGATATAGAATATCCCCGTGATAGTGTTTTGGTATTTGGAAAAGAGACTGAAGGTTTGCCGGATTGGATTATTAATAAGTATTATGAAAACTCCATTCGAATACCAATGGCTCCAGATTTTAGATCCCTTAATTTGAGTAACTCTGTTGCTGTTGTATTGTTTGAAGCTTTGCGACAGCAAAGTTTCCCAGGATTAAATTAA